In the Candidatus Aminicenantes bacterium genome, one interval contains:
- the dnaB gene encoding replicative DNA helicase has product MELDLMFLKKTPPHSPEAERTVLGAILVANENLNVVLSIISLDDFYKDAHKKILGAIIVLIEKHVGVELLSLNEELRRAGLLDEVGGAAYIGSLVDGVPRSLNVEYYARVIKEKAVLRRLIFASARIIQAGYEEKMDPDDLLGEAQAAIIDASEQRIKQGFIPLREIAEPALKIIEEHRGKNNAVTGVPTGFPDLDRLTLGFQPSEMIIVAARPSMGKTALCLNISQHVGLKTNYAVGFFSMEMSKESLAMRMLCADAEVDIREARSGFVNDVEMERLRLSAESLSRARIYIDETPGLSLTEMKAKARRLKLEHHLDIVFLDYIQLMRAGDRFENRNQEMANISRSLKELAKELHIPVVGISQLSRAPEKGRKEPKPQLSDLRESGALEQDADVVMFIYRKERYLSKEDRLKDDTWKGIAEIDVAKQRNGPTDSIYVAFRDKFAKFESTDQAAVRALIQRSRSGDEE; this is encoded by the coding sequence GTGGAACTCGACCTGATGTTCTTGAAGAAGACGCCGCCCCACAGCCCCGAAGCCGAGCGGACGGTCCTGGGCGCCATCCTGGTGGCCAACGAAAACCTGAACGTCGTCCTATCGATCATCAGCCTCGACGATTTCTATAAAGACGCCCACAAAAAGATCCTGGGCGCCATCATCGTCCTGATCGAGAAACACGTTGGGGTGGAGCTGCTCAGCCTGAACGAGGAGCTTCGCCGGGCCGGCCTCCTGGACGAGGTCGGCGGGGCGGCCTACATCGGCTCGCTCGTGGACGGCGTCCCGCGCAGCCTCAACGTCGAATACTACGCCCGGGTCATCAAGGAAAAGGCCGTCCTCCGCCGGCTCATCTTCGCCTCGGCCCGCATCATCCAGGCCGGCTACGAGGAGAAGATGGACCCCGACGACCTCCTGGGCGAGGCCCAGGCGGCCATCATTGACGCTTCCGAGCAGCGGATCAAGCAGGGCTTCATCCCGCTTCGCGAAATCGCCGAGCCGGCCCTCAAGATCATCGAGGAGCACCGCGGCAAAAACAACGCCGTGACCGGGGTGCCGACCGGATTTCCCGACTTGGACCGGTTGACCCTGGGCTTTCAGCCGTCCGAGATGATCATCGTCGCGGCCCGGCCCTCCATGGGCAAGACCGCTCTGTGCCTGAACATCTCTCAGCACGTCGGACTGAAGACCAACTACGCGGTCGGTTTCTTCTCCATGGAAATGTCCAAGGAATCCCTGGCCATGCGCATGCTCTGCGCCGACGCGGAGGTGGACATCCGGGAGGCCCGCTCCGGATTCGTCAACGACGTCGAGATGGAGCGCCTGCGGCTGAGCGCCGAGTCGCTGTCGCGGGCCCGCATCTACATCGACGAGACGCCCGGCCTGTCGCTGACCGAGATGAAGGCCAAGGCGCGCCGACTGAAGCTGGAGCATCATCTGGACATCGTTTTCCTGGACTACATCCAGCTGATGCGGGCCGGCGACCGGTTCGAGAACCGCAACCAGGAGATGGCCAACATCTCCCGCTCCCTCAAGGAGCTGGCCAAGGAGCTGCACATCCCCGTCGTCGGCATCTCCCAGCTCAGCCGGGCCCCGGAGAAGGGCCGCAAGGAGCCCAAGCCCCAGCTCTCGGACCTGCGCGAGTCGGGCGCCCTGGAGCAGGACGCCGATGTGGTCATGTTCATCTACCGCAAGGAGCGGTATCTTTCCAAGGAGGACCGGCTCAAGGACGACACCTGGAAGGGAATCGCCGAGATCGACGTGGCCAAGCAGCGCAACGGCCCGACTGATTCGATCTACGTCGCCTTCCGCGACAAGTTCGCCAAGTTCGAGAGCACCGACCAGGCCGCCGTGCGGGCCCTCATCCAGAGGTCCCGGTCCGGCGACGAAGAGTGA
- the radA gene encoding DNA repair protein RadA, giving the protein MAKPKAVFICQSCGAQTPKWMGRCPSCGEWNTLVEELVESPAVAEEAAFAPAEPVAYKDIKAARKPRVRVGMEEFNKVLGGGVVMGSLVLIGGEPGIGKSTLLLQISGDFAGRGETVLYVSGEESLEQIKLRGDRLGAPGDALFLLAETGLERILAQAERLRPQVLVVDSIQTVYSSKLSSSPGTISQVREVANQVFRYAKRNGVAAFLIGHITKEGALAGPKSLEHMVDVVLLFEGERDHSHRVLRALKNRFGPVSELAIFEMTSAGLQPIPNPSAFFLKERPANEPGSVVVATIKGSRPLLIEVQSLVSSTLFAGNPRRMSVGLDHFRTAMLLAVVEKKLGYSFAGEDIYLNVAGGVTIEEPAADLGIVLSVVSGLKNRPAPPGLAAFGEVGLSGEVRSVGQAAARVREAAALGFDTVILPQGNLPGLEKESLPDVRLIGVPSVRKAVDLVL; this is encoded by the coding sequence GTGGCCAAGCCCAAGGCCGTCTTCATCTGTCAGTCCTGCGGCGCCCAGACCCCCAAGTGGATGGGCCGTTGCCCGTCCTGCGGCGAATGGAACACCCTGGTCGAAGAGCTGGTCGAGAGCCCGGCCGTTGCCGAAGAAGCCGCTTTCGCCCCGGCCGAGCCGGTCGCCTACAAGGACATCAAAGCGGCCCGCAAGCCGCGGGTCCGGGTCGGGATGGAGGAGTTCAACAAGGTTCTGGGCGGCGGGGTCGTTATGGGATCGCTGGTGCTGATCGGCGGCGAGCCGGGGATCGGCAAGTCGACCCTCCTCCTGCAGATATCAGGCGACTTTGCCGGCCGGGGCGAGACCGTCCTCTACGTCTCCGGCGAGGAATCGCTGGAGCAGATCAAGCTGCGGGGCGACCGCCTGGGCGCGCCCGGCGACGCGCTCTTCCTCCTGGCCGAGACCGGCCTGGAGCGGATCCTGGCCCAGGCCGAGCGGCTGCGGCCGCAGGTCTTGGTGGTGGACTCGATCCAGACCGTCTATTCCTCCAAGCTCAGTTCCAGCCCCGGCACGATCAGCCAGGTCCGCGAGGTCGCCAACCAGGTCTTCCGGTACGCCAAGAGGAACGGCGTCGCCGCCTTCTTAATCGGGCATATCACGAAGGAAGGCGCCCTGGCCGGACCCAAGTCGCTCGAGCACATGGTCGACGTCGTCCTGCTGTTCGAGGGCGAGCGCGACCACAGCCACCGGGTCCTGCGGGCCCTCAAGAACCGCTTCGGCCCGGTCTCCGAGCTGGCCATCTTTGAGATGACCTCGGCCGGGCTGCAGCCCATCCCCAACCCTTCGGCCTTCTTCCTCAAGGAGCGTCCGGCCAACGAACCCGGCAGCGTCGTCGTCGCCACCATCAAGGGCTCGCGCCCGCTGCTGATCGAGGTGCAGTCGCTCGTTTCCTCGACCCTGTTCGCCGGCAACCCCCGCCGGATGTCGGTCGGGCTGGACCATTTCCGGACGGCCATGCTGTTGGCGGTGGTGGAGAAGAAGCTGGGCTACAGCTTCGCCGGCGAAGACATCTACCTCAACGTGGCCGGCGGTGTCACGATCGAGGAGCCGGCGGCCGATCTGGGGATCGTCCTGTCCGTCGTCTCCGGCCTCAAGAACCGCCCCGCCCCGCCCGGCTTGGCCGCGTTCGGCGAGGTCGGCCTGAGCGGCGAGGTCCGCTCCGTGGGCCAAGCCGCGGCCCGGGTCCGCGAAGCCGCCGCCCTGGGGTTCGATACGGTGATCCTGCCGCAGGGCAACCTCCCCGGCCTGGAAAAGGAAAGCCTGCCCGACGTCCGGCTGATCGGAGTCCCCTCCGTCCGCAAGGCCGTCGATCTCGTTTTGTAA
- a CDS encoding TRAM domain-containing protein: MGILIFRLFILLLAAAAGYFVPPFGLAPRLAAAVGLLLAGVIIYLETLIRKTPFKIIWGSTVGTFAGVALGWGLGTVAATVATDASSARFLRILFLLIMPYIGFLTGTRKSEWLDPAYLFRFFREKSVGRVYKILDTSVIIDGRIADLCDTGFIEGTLVVPQFVLKELQLVADSADGLKRQRGRRGLDILDHLQKSKTVSVMITELDFPEVRDVDSKLIELAKQMDGKIVTNDVNLNKVARLHGLAVLNTNELANSLKPVVLPGEQMRVFLIKEGKEKDQGVAYLDDGTMVVVDNSRRWIGQTIDITVTSVLQTTVGKMIFGRYNEDR; the protein is encoded by the coding sequence ATGGGCATCCTGATCTTCCGCTTGTTCATCCTTCTTTTAGCCGCGGCGGCGGGCTACTTCGTCCCCCCGTTCGGCCTCGCTCCGCGGCTGGCGGCCGCGGTCGGCCTCCTGCTGGCCGGGGTGATCATTTATCTCGAGACCCTCATCCGCAAGACGCCCTTTAAGATCATCTGGGGCTCGACCGTGGGGACTTTCGCCGGCGTCGCCCTGGGCTGGGGCTTGGGGACGGTGGCCGCCACTGTCGCGACGGACGCTTCCTCGGCCCGCTTCCTGCGGATTCTCTTTCTCCTGATCATGCCGTACATCGGATTTCTGACCGGGACGCGGAAGTCCGAATGGCTGGACCCGGCCTACCTCTTCCGCTTCTTCCGGGAAAAGAGCGTCGGCCGCGTCTACAAGATTCTGGACACCAGCGTCATCATCGACGGCCGCATCGCCGACCTTTGCGACACCGGGTTCATCGAGGGCACCCTGGTTGTGCCCCAGTTCGTGCTCAAGGAGCTCCAGCTTGTGGCCGACTCGGCCGATGGGCTCAAACGCCAGCGCGGCCGGCGCGGCCTAGACATCCTGGACCACCTCCAAAAGTCCAAGACCGTTTCGGTCATGATCACGGAGCTCGACTTCCCCGAAGTGCGCGACGTGGACTCCAAGCTGATCGAGCTGGCCAAGCAGATGGACGGCAAGATCGTGACCAACGATGTCAACCTGAACAAGGTGGCCCGGCTGCACGGCCTGGCCGTCCTCAATACCAACGAGCTGGCCAATTCCCTCAAGCCCGTCGTCCTGCCCGGCGAGCAAATGAGAGTTTTCCTGATCAAGGAAGGCAAGGAGAAGGACCAGGGCGTCGCCTACCTGGATGACGGGACGATGGTCGTGGTCGACAACTCCCGCCGCTGGATCGGCCAGACCATCGACATCACCGTCACTTCGGTCCTGCAAACCACGGTGGGCAAGATGATCTTCGGCCGCTACAACGAGGACCGCTGA